A stretch of DNA from Armatimonadia bacterium:
TCGCCGGTGCGTGCGATCCTCAGCAACGATCCCGAGCGCGTCGTCACGAGCCAGTTGCTGGCGCGATTTCCGCTCTCTGCGCGCGAACCCATCAACTTCCTGTGGCACCACATGAACGACGCGCAGGAGCGACTGGGGCTCGTCGTCCGCCTGTGCAACGCGGGCGATGGGCCGGCGGCAGTCCACGTGCTCGGCGGCGAAGGCGGACCCTCAAGCGATGAGGTCTTCGTCGGCCATAGCGCCATGCAACGCTACATGGCGGCCTGGCAGGCGTCTTCCGGCTCGCTCTTTGAGCTGCCCGCTCGGAGCCAGTGTGAGGTCACCCGCCTGCCCATGCCGCCAGGGTTGGTCGTCAGCGGTCTGGCACAGTTCCTCCTCGAGCAAGGCAGTGGAGTGTTCGTCGAAGTGGCCTCGGTGCCGCAGTCTTCGACTCCCGGTGCTGTCGAGCCCGTGCCCGCTGCGCTGCAGCCGAGCTCGCCGTCACGCTTCCTGGAGTTGCCCGGCACGAAGCAGTTGGAGGTCAAGCAGCAGGTCGGCCGAGCCTGGAACTTCGTGCGGATTGGCCGCACTGCCGAGGACACCAGCCTGCACCCGCGACTGCGCGGTGAGTACGCGGTCCTTCACGACCTCCGCGTCGTCTTCGAGAACCCCGAGGGGTACGATGCGCGACTGGAAGTGGCGGTCAGGTCCGGTGGTGGACCGGCTCGCGCCGTGGTCGACGTCGATGGGACGACCGTGGAGACCGGGCTGCTGGGAGAGGGCGATGAGGCGCTCCTGTACAAACGCAACATCACTGGCCTTCGCCAGCAGGTCGCGCATCTTCGGCTGATCCCGCAGGGCGGCTCGAACTACCCGATGACGCTCATTGTTCGCAGTTTTGCCCGCTGATCGACGAAGGTCGCAGGCACCTGGGCGCGGAATAGCGTAGTCTCTAGGAGCCGGGGGCACTTGACGCTGGTAGCCTCGACGCCGGGCGCCGATGGGACGGCATGCACGCCCCGTCGGGCCCTTCACGAACCCATGGGAGGTCCGCCAAATGCCGACCGAGCCGCGTGAGTGCGCCAACCGCGAGATCAACCTGCAGATGTGCCCGTGCAAGAACGAAGGCTGCGCCAACCGGGGCATCTGCTGTGAGTGCATACAGGCCCACTACGCCAAGAACAGCACGACGGCGTGCATGAGGGGAGCACAGCGCGACCCGGCCACCCTGAACCTCATGCACCTGGCAGTGAAGCAGTGCTCGACAAACCAGGCCCGCAACGCTGAGTTCTGCACTTGCACCTACGAGGCCTGTGAGCGCAGAGGTCTGTGCTGCAGTTGCGTGCGCAATCACTTTACGGTCGACGGAACTGGGCGCACAGCCTGCATGAAGGGCTTCTAGAGCACCAACCACGCCTGCCGTCGGCAATCACGGGGAGCTTTGCGGGCTCCCCTTTGAGGTGACACTCCTTGTCTGGGAAACTCGACGCTCAGGGACTTGCCGCATCACTCAACTCCGCTGCCGCTCCACAGGTTACCGCGCTGGATCGGTTCAAGGCCGAAGTGGACTTCGCTGCCCGACTGGCCGGCACCCGTCCGGAGAAGACCGAGGAATGGGGGAGACTGCTCCAGCAGGCTGTGAGCCTCGTCGCCGAGGGGATCAAGGCCGGCAAGGGCGCCGAAGGTCTGGTCGCTGAGGCTGAGGCCCTTCTTGCGCCCCTGGGTGCCGCGGCCAAGGAGTACACCATCTTCTGCTGCGGTCATGCCCACATCGACATGAACTGGATGTGGACCTGGCCGGAGACCGTGTCGGTCACCTACGATACCTTCTCGACCATGGACAAGCTCATGGACGAGTTCCCGGAGTTCCACTTCTCCCAGAGCCAGGCCTCGGTGTACGAGCTGACCCGCAAGTACGCCCCCGAGCTGTTCGAGAAGATCAAGCAGCGCGTCCAGGCCGGTCTGTGGGACATCACTGCCAGCCAGTGGGTTGAGGGCGACAAGAACCTGGCCTCCGGCGAGATCCTCTGCCGCCATCTGCTCTACACTCGCCGCTGGTTTCTCGAGCACCTGGGAATCCCCTACGATCAGATCAAGCTGGACTGGGAGTGCGACACCTTCGGGCACTGCTGGACGCTCCCGGGTATCCTCTCCCGCGGCGGCGTGACGCGCTACTACCACCATCGCGCCAGCGGGCCTCGGCTGCGTGGCATGTCCAGCGGCGAGCTTTCGCAGGTGTACTGGTGGGAGGGCAAGGACGGCTCGCGGATACTGGCCTTCGACGACTCACCCAACGGCTACAACAACGAGATCACTCCGCGCATGGCGCACCTGCTCCTTGACCTGGAGCGCAACAGCGGGCTGCGCTGCATGCTGTGGATCTACGGCGTTGGCGATCATGGTGGTGGCCCGACCCGACGGCACCTGCGAGCGGCGCGGGACATGGTGACCTGGCCCATCTTCCCGTGCGTGAAGCTGGCGAGCACCGATGACTTCTACACAGAAGCCGAGAGGCAGATCGCGGAGCGGAACCTGCAGATCCCGGTCCACAAGGACGAGCTCAACTTCGTCTTCGAGGGCTGCTACACGTCTGAGAGCTGCATCAAGTTCGCCAACCGCAAAGGCGAGAACGACCTCTTCGACACTGAGTTCGCAGCCCTGCTTGCCGAGAGAGCCTGCGGGGTCGCCTACCCGCAGGAGCAGCTCAACAAGTGCTGGGAACGGGCCATGTTCGTGCAGTTCCACGACATCCTGCCAGGCTCCGGCGTGCGCGAGACGGTGCAGCACGCCATGGGGCTGTTCCAGGAGAACCTGGCCAACACCGGCGTCATCCGCACTCGCAGTCTGCGCTCGCTTGCCGACAAGATCGACACCTCGGCGCTGGCCCCTGCGAAGCCCGGCAGTGATCAGGGCCTCGGCGGCGGTGCCGGCAATGATGCCTGGTGGGGCGGCGTGTCGACTCTTGGCGCAGGCCAGAGCGGCAGCGATCCCTTCGTTGTCTACAATCCGGCCGCCTTCGAGCGCGATGAGCTGGTTCGCCTCAAGATCTGGGACCGCGAGCTTCCCGGTGGCGTGGTCGTCCGCGACAGTGCGGGCAACCTCACAGCCGGGCAGGTCGTCGACAAGGGCAACTACTGGGGTCACTCCTTCGTTACCGTGGCCTTCGTCGCCCGCCGTCTGCCCGCGCTGGGTTGGAGAGCCTACACCGTCGAGGCCGGCGAAGCGCCCGCCGACGGTGAGGGTGCTTACATCCGCGAGACCGGCCGCCCCATCTACGGGCTCGGCTATGTCAATGCGCAGCTCACCAACCCGGTCGTGATGGGCAACGAGTTCCTTGAGATGACCCTCTCTGCCAAGGAGGGTGGCATCGTTGAGCTGATGGACAAGGCCTCCGGCGTCGGCATCGCTCAGTCGATGCTGCCTCTGGGCGCCCTGCTTCGCCAGCAGGAGGCTCCCCACGGGATGACCGCCTGGCAGCTCGGCGCGATCGTCGACGAGGTCGAGCCCCTGGCTGACGGGACGCTGCGTGTGGTCCAGGCCGGTCCGAACCTTGCGGCCGTCCAGCTCAGCGGCAAGCACAACGATTCGGACTACCGGCTGACCATCAGCCTTGCCCGCGGTTCGCGCCAGATCAACTTCGACCTCGACGTGAATTGGCTGGAACGTGGCGAGCCGCAGACGGGTGTGCCCGTCCTGAGGGCGTGCTTCCCGGTCAATGTGACCGAGGGCAAGGCCACCTTCGAGATCGCCTGTGGCTCGATCGAGCGCAAGGCCGACGGCGAAGAGGCCCCCGCACTGAACTGGGCAGACGTCACCGGAATGTCCTGGGAGGACGTGGACCAGGAGATCGGGGCCACGGTTCTGAATGACAGCAAGTACGGTCACCGGATCAGTGAGGATACCGTACAGGTCACACTACTGCGTTCCAGCTACGATCCGGATCCCTTGCCTGAGATTGGCCGCCACCAGATCCGCTACGCGGTCATCCCGCACATGGCGGCTCTGGATGTCCCCGAGGCCACACGGCAGGGCTTCGCCTTCAATCATCCCGTGATCACCGTCGGAACGACCGTCCATGAGGGAGATCTCGGCGCGGAGATGGAGGGCCTTGCCGTCCTGACGCCGAAGGTAATGCTGTCGGGTGTGAAGAAAGCTGAAGACGGCACTGGCCTGATCCTGCGCCTGTACGAGATGACCGGGGAGGCGACGAGCGCCCAGGTGCGGATCGCGCCTTGGCTGGCTGCAGCCGGCTCGCCGGCCCTTGAGACCGACCTTCTGGAGCGTGCCCTGCCGGAGAGCACGGCGAAGATGAATGGCGACGTGCTGACAGTGACCGTTCCGGCCTACGGGATCACGACGGTGCGAGTCGGCTGATTGCGGCAGAGAGTAGTCAGGGGCGTTGGAGGCAGCAACATTGCTTTCTCCCGACTGACTATGCTATACTCGCAAACGGTCGGAACGTCAGGGCCGTTCCGGCTGCCGCCGCGCGTGTAGCATGACGTGCGGTGATGGCTGTGCTCTGGCGCCATGAGCCCTTCCACCAGCTTGTCATCTAGCCTGTGCAACCAAGGGGTCTTCGCGCGATGCAGAAACGCCGCCTGTGTGCAGCAAGCAGCTTGATCGTGCTGACCGTCACGCTCCTGTGCCTCGCCAGTGGCGCTTGGGCTGCGGAGGTGCAGCTCGCGGGCATCCGCCTCGGACAGCACTTCCTGAGCGTGATTCAGGTCTACGGCCAGCCGGACTGTGTCATCCTCGGCGATCGTGGTCCCGGGGCCATCAGTGGTGGTGGCGGCGGTGGCGGAGGCGCCCAGACCGGTGGCGCTGCCGCAGCTCCAG
This window harbors:
- a CDS encoding glycoside hydrolase family 38 C-terminal domain-containing protein, whose protein sequence is MSGKLDAQGLAASLNSAAAPQVTALDRFKAEVDFAARLAGTRPEKTEEWGRLLQQAVSLVAEGIKAGKGAEGLVAEAEALLAPLGAAAKEYTIFCCGHAHIDMNWMWTWPETVSVTYDTFSTMDKLMDEFPEFHFSQSQASVYELTRKYAPELFEKIKQRVQAGLWDITASQWVEGDKNLASGEILCRHLLYTRRWFLEHLGIPYDQIKLDWECDTFGHCWTLPGILSRGGVTRYYHHRASGPRLRGMSSGELSQVYWWEGKDGSRILAFDDSPNGYNNEITPRMAHLLLDLERNSGLRCMLWIYGVGDHGGGPTRRHLRAARDMVTWPIFPCVKLASTDDFYTEAERQIAERNLQIPVHKDELNFVFEGCYTSESCIKFANRKGENDLFDTEFAALLAERACGVAYPQEQLNKCWERAMFVQFHDILPGSGVRETVQHAMGLFQENLANTGVIRTRSLRSLADKIDTSALAPAKPGSDQGLGGGAGNDAWWGGVSTLGAGQSGSDPFVVYNPAAFERDELVRLKIWDRELPGGVVVRDSAGNLTAGQVVDKGNYWGHSFVTVAFVARRLPALGWRAYTVEAGEAPADGEGAYIRETGRPIYGLGYVNAQLTNPVVMGNEFLEMTLSAKEGGIVELMDKASGVGIAQSMLPLGALLRQQEAPHGMTAWQLGAIVDEVEPLADGTLRVVQAGPNLAAVQLSGKHNDSDYRLTISLARGSRQINFDLDVNWLERGEPQTGVPVLRACFPVNVTEGKATFEIACGSIERKADGEEAPALNWADVTGMSWEDVDQEIGATVLNDSKYGHRISEDTVQVTLLRSSYDPDPLPEIGRHQIRYAVIPHMAALDVPEATRQGFAFNHPVITVGTTVHEGDLGAEMEGLAVLTPKVMLSGVKKAEDGTGLILRLYEMTGEATSAQVRIAPWLAAAGSPALETDLLERALPESTAKMNGDVLTVTVPAYGITTVRVG